A window from Triticum aestivum cultivar Chinese Spring chromosome 6D, IWGSC CS RefSeq v2.1, whole genome shotgun sequence encodes these proteins:
- the LOC123143233 gene encoding glucan endo-1,3-beta-glucosidase 12, whose protein sequence is MSRERWQGCVLVLVLLLFSASGTSLGDNTIVPSNSPSDFARIIVQSKQTKRAQVCGGADHRLLRSLANTGAEVMVTIPNSHLQHLAEFRDEARLWVAANVAPFLPATMITHVLAGDEILSSVSPGDAAYSLVPAMRNLHAALVAAGLDGHVRVSTVLSSVPLAPSWSPGIAGHVLRFLLETGSPLFLKARTSDVRVDDVYAAMRALGFSGIPLIAAESAELALSGALVYHSYLYGRHPMTAGGGGRRSLATGTFCVALQNADPTALQAGLSWACGQGQADCSAVQPGGACYKQNNVAALASYAYNDYYQKSASTGATCSFNGTATTTATDPSSGSCVFAGSTMAGDSTSNSSVPSASPPTSLGAPPSDDLTPPVSSSPPTSLGAPPSDDLTPPVSSSPPSDFGPPATDTAPPTSFDAPAGGFGPPSGFSPPSVFGSPPSTFGPPGSLTGSGSFGPSSTLEPYGVGCRHVASLAASTLLSAIVLAVLCASPDLM, encoded by the exons ATGTCGCGCGAGAGATGGCAGGGATGCGTTCTTGTTCTCGTCCTTCTTCTCTTCAGCGCGTCAG GCACTTCTCTGGGGGACAACACGATCGTCCCTTCAAATTCTCCGTCAGACTTCGCGAGAATCATCGTGCAGTCTAAGCAGACCAAGCGAGCGCAGGTGTGCGGCGGAGCCGACCACCGGCTGCTGCGGTCCCTCGCCAACACCGGCGCAGAGGTCATGGTCACCATCCCCAACTCACATCTGCAGCACCTCGCCGAGTTCCGGGACGAGGCCCGGCTCTGGGTGGCCGCCAATGTGGCGCCGTTCCTCCCGGCGACCATGATCACGCACGTCCTAGCGGGAGACGAAATCCTGTCGTCCGTCTCCCCCGGAGACGCCGCCTACTCGCTGGTCCCCGCTATGCGGAACCTCCACGCCGCCCTTGTCGCTGCCGGACTTGACGGCCACGTCAGGGTGTCCACCGTGCTCTCCTCGGTGCCGCTCGCCCCGTCGTGGTCCCCCGGCATCGCAGGGCACGTCCTGCGGTTCCTGTTGGAGACCGGCTCACCGTTGTTCCTCAAGGCTCGCACGTCGGATGTCAGAGTCGACGACGTGTACGCCGCGATGCGGGCGCTGGGCTTCTCAGGCATCCCACTGATCGCGGCAGAGTCGGCGGAGCTCGCTCTCAGTGGCGCGCTGGTGTACCACAGCTACTTGTATGGCCGTCATCCCATGACCGCCGGTGGAGGTGGGAGGCGGTCGCTGGCGACGGGGACGTTCTGCGTGGCCTTGCAGAACGCGGACCCGACAGCGCTGCAGGCGGGCCTGAGCTGGGCGTGCGGGCAGGGGCAGGCCGACTGCTCGGCGGTGCAGCCCGGAGGGGCGTGCTACAAGCAGAACAACGTGGCGGCGCTGGCCTCCTACGCCTACAATGACTACTACCAGAAGAGCGCCAGCACCGGCGCCACCTGCTCCTTCAACggcaccgccaccaccaccgccactgATCCCA GCTCAGGATCGTGCGTCTTCGCAGGAAG CACCATGGCAGGAGACTCCACCTCCAACTCGAGCGTGCCGAGCGCCAGCCCTCCGACGAGCCTGGGCGCCCCTCCGTCAGACGATCTCACTCCTCCGGTCAGCTCCAGCCCTCCGACGAGCCTGGGCGCCCCTCCGTCAGACGATCTCACTCCTCCGGTCAGCTCAAGCCCTCCGTCCGACTTCGGCCCCCCGGCAACCGACACGGCACCTCCGACGAGCTTTGACGCTCCCGCAGGTGGCTTCGGACCACCGTCTGGCTTCAGTCCCCCGTCTGTGTTCGGCAGCCCGCCATCGACGTTCGGCCCGCCCGGGAGCTTAACCGGGAGCGGGAGCTTCGGGCCGAGCAGCACCCTCGAGCCTTACGGCGTCGGGTGTCGCCACGTGGCCTCCTTGGCTGCCTCCACTCTTCTGTCCGCCATTGTTCTCGCGGTCCTTTGCGCGTCACCAGATCTGATGTAA
- the LOC123143234 gene encoding putative pentatricopeptide repeat-containing protein At1g53330 — MPNAAMAGTKFSSYHLAAALRRERDPCAALRLFLSPPTTPVSTPFRYSLRCYDLIISKLAAARRFPAMESLLSSLRASPLQPREPLLRCVISAYGRARLPAAARRAFAHPAFPGPRTTRALNALLHALAVCSTPLAEILSVCRDAAIPPDACTYNILMRASGGSVDHVRLLFDEMLQRQIAPTVVTFGTLVAAFCDCGRLEEAFGVKDAMAKQYNVRPNAHVYASLMKGLCQRGDVDKAVRLKEEMVASADLGLDSAIYATLVRALFRGGRKGEVVGLLEEMKGRDIQADTVVHNAMIAGFCEDEGDVDAAFAVLDDMQNSGCKADAVSYNTLVAGLCKLGRWRDANDLVEDMPRRGCPPDVVTYRMLFDGMCVAGAFHEADQVLDEMVFKGFAPSKDGVTKFIQGTEREGGAVLLESVLCRLAKVNALESTAWEKAVTSALNDPAELMMEKHLDNLSFT; from the coding sequence ATGCCGAACGCCGCCATGGCCGGGACCAAGTTCTCGTCGTAccacctcgccgccgcgctccgccGCGAGCGCGACCCCTGCGCCGCACTCCGCCTCTTCCTCAGCCCGCCGACCACCCCTGTCTCCACCCCGTTCCGCTACTCCCTTCGCTGCTACGACCTCATCATCTCCAAGCTCGCCGCCGCGCGCCGGTTCCCGGCCATGGAGTCCCTCCTCTCCAGCCTCCGCGCCTCCCCCCTCCAGCCTCGCGAGCCCCTGCTCCGCTGCGTCATTTCCGCCTACGGCCGcgcccgcctccccgccgccgcccgccgcgccttCGCCCACCCCGCCTTCCCCGGCCCCCGCACCACCCGCGCCCTCAACGCGCTGCTTCACGCCCTCGCCGTCTGCAGCACGCCCCTCGCCGAGATCCTCTCCGTCTGCCGGGACGCCGCCATCCCTCCGGACGCGTGCACCTACAACATCCTCATGCGAGCGTCTGGTGGCTCGGTCGACCACGTCCGCCTCCTGTTCGACGAAATGCTGCAGCGGCAGATCGCCCCGACTGTCGTCACGTTTGGCACCCTGGTTGCCGCGTTTTGCGATTGTGGTCGGCTCGAGGAGGCGTTCGGCGTCAAGGACGCCATGGCTAAGCAGTACAATGTGAGGCCAAATGCTCATGTGTATGCCAGTTTGATGAAGGGGCTCTGTCAGAGGGGGGATGTGGACAAGGCGGTCAGGCTCAAAGAGGAGATGGTGGCGAGCGCAGATCTTGGGCTGGATTCCGCCATTTACGCGACCTTGGTTAGGGCGTTGTTTAGGGGTGGCCGGAAAGGGGAAGTGGTTGGCTTGCTGGAAGAGATGAAGGGAAGGGATATTCAGGCTGATACAGTGGTGCACAATGCAATGATCGCGGGTTTCTGTGAGGATGAGGGTGATGTAGATGCTGCATTCGCGGTGCTTGATGACATGCAGAACAGCGGGTGCAAGGCAGATGCAGTGAGTTATAACACGTTGGTTGCTGGGTTGTGCAAGTTGGGGCGGTGGCGGGATGCAAATGACTTGGTTGAGGATATGCCTAGAAGGGGATGCCCTCCGGATGTGGTGACGTACAGAATGCTCTTTGATGGGATGTGCGTTGCTGGGGCGTTTCATGAAGCAGATCAGGTTTTGGATGAGATGGTTTTTAAGGGTTTTGCGCCAAGCAAGGATGGTGTGACCAAGTTCATTCAGGGAACTGAGAGGGAAGGGGGTGCAGTGTTGCTAGAGTCAGTGTTGTGCCGTCTGGCAAAGGTGAACGCTTTGGAGTCAACTGCATGGGAGAAAGCTGTCACCAGTGCGCTGAATGATCCTGCAGAGCTTATGATGGAGAAACATCTGGATAATTTAAGCTTCACTTGA